In Candidatus Binatia bacterium, the sequence TCCGGGAAGGTTCCCGCCCATTGGCCAACAATTTCGCCACCAAGCGAGTGGCCGACCACGATAGGCTTTTCCAGCCGAAGGGCACGAATCATATTTCGGATATCGCCCACGAAATGACCGAAGGCGTAATAGGGCGTGGACTCGCTATCTCCGTGACCGCGGAGGTCGATCGCATAAACCCGATAGTCACGACTCAGTTCGCGCGACAGGTCATCGAACGAGTGGCTATGGTCGCGCAGTCCATGGACGAGCACCAACGGCGGGTTTTCGAGGCGTCCCCAATCGCGGAAATGAATCCGAAGAGCTCCGCTGCGAAAGAAACGTTCTCGGTAATCGCGCATGGTTGGGGAGTAGCGACCGGCGCTTCGGATCGCTACCTTGGTGCTATGGCTGCATCGTTTTCTCTCGGGGAAATGCGGATTGACCCGGCACTTGTCCTCGCTCCGATGTCGGGTGTGACCGATATGGCTTTCCGCCGTTTGATTCGGGAATTGAACCCGGGGGCTGTGGGCCTTGTGGTGAGCGAGTTCATCTCAATTGAAGGCCTGACTCGTAAGGATCTGCGCAGTCAAAGGATGCTGACCTACCACCCGAACGAACATCCGATCTCAATCCAGATCTTCGGCGCGGACGCGGACCGGATGGCCGAAGCGGCCGCCATGGTCCAGGCGACCGGAGTGGATGTCCTCGACATCAATTGTGGATGTCCGGTTCCAAAAGTCGTTCGTCGCGGGGGTGGCGCTGATCTCATGCGTCAGGCCGACCGACTGGAGAAACTTCTGCGTGCGGTCAAGCGGGAGCTCTCGATCCCCCTCACGCTCAAGGTACGCGCGGGATGGGATGAGAATTCGATCAACGCGCCGGAGATCGCCCAGATGGCCGAGTCCTGCGGCGTTGAAATGATGGGCGTCCACGGCCGGACCCGAGTGCAGCTCTACAAGGGAGCTGCGGATTGGGAAATCATTCGCTCGGTCAAGGATGCCGTCGGTATTCCGGTGCTGGGTAGCGGTGATGTCGTTTCGGTGGCGACGGCACGAAAACGGTGGGAGGTGGGTGGCGTTGATGGCCTGCTCATCGGTCGCGGCGCAATGGAAAATCCTTGGATCTTCTCGCAACTGGCAGCGGACCTGAAAGGCGAAACCGCACCGACACCAACTCTCGAGGATCGTTTCGCGGCCCTGCGGCGCTATTACGAACTTCTCCTCGAGAGCTACCCCGAGAAGACCGCTGCTCCGCGACTCCGCGGGATGGGCTGTCGGACGCTGAAATCGTTTCCGGGCAGCGCCATCCTTCGGGATCGTGTTGGCAAATCGCGCACCGCGGAGGAGCTTTTTCAATTGCTGGAGGACTTTCTCGCATACCGCGATCGCAAGGGGCATGCGGCAGCCTAGTTGCGGGCATGTCTCCTTATCCGGCTTGTCCTTGTCTATCGAAGGGTCTTCTGCAGAAATTCGATGGCTCGGCCCCAAGCGTCCTCCGCGGCATGCGGTCGAAAAGCCTCGGGGCGATACAGGTTCAGAAACGCGTGTCCGGCTCGGGGGTAGCGATGCAACTCGAGGGCGAGATGGCTCTC encodes:
- the dusB gene encoding tRNA dihydrouridine synthase DusB, with the protein product MAASFSLGEMRIDPALVLAPMSGVTDMAFRRLIRELNPGAVGLVVSEFISIEGLTRKDLRSQRMLTYHPNEHPISIQIFGADADRMAEAAAMVQATGVDVLDINCGCPVPKVVRRGGGADLMRQADRLEKLLRAVKRELSIPLTLKVRAGWDENSINAPEIAQMAESCGVEMMGVHGRTRVQLYKGAADWEIIRSVKDAVGIPVLGSGDVVSVATARKRWEVGGVDGLLIGRGAMENPWIFSQLAADLKGETAPTPTLEDRFAALRRYYELLLESYPEKTAAPRLRGMGCRTLKSFPGSAILRDRVGKSRTAEELFQLLEDFLAYRDRKGHAAA